From a region of the Odoribacter splanchnicus DSM 20712 genome:
- a CDS encoding TonB-dependent receptor domain-containing protein, with the protein MPSVTKKNDGTVFKPADHTDFVNYSDDNYYRRGYYQATSGKEFFYDGNVVLSYFKQIQNHTLNANIAWNIQGNEGEVYTVRAEGFPDEKLDFITFAAQNAKEYLPTGEDYISRLMGFVGNAGYTYRDCYLLDASIRFDGSSKFGSDGRWATFWSVGLGWNIHKEKFAENWTWANMLKIRASYGMTGSQAFEPYQSIIMYEYYTQNRYRYNIGAMMMRLGNPDLKWQQTNQLNIGTDISVLGDRLALSANYYQNRSKDLLTDVTLPPSLGYGTYRENLGEIENKGYELEVRLGILKKKDLWLNLTASGIHNTNILKKISNSLEAWNQAWDKSDENLNVPKVRYIEGESINSIWGVPSLGINPANGKETYLAADGSLTDRWQAKDQRVIGCTDPDLEGNLGLNAGWKGLQLNLYFTYRIGGQNYNYTLVDRVENADKRYNTDRRVLEQRWQQPGDITFFKDVKDESQTRPASRFVEDYNYLQLSALNLSYDFPTPLTRKWRMENIRISFSMNDVFRASSIKAERGIDYPFARAFRTSLRVIF; encoded by the coding sequence TTGCCATCCGTCACAAAAAAAAACGACGGTACTGTATTCAAACCGGCGGATCATACAGATTTCGTCAATTATTCCGATGACAACTATTACAGACGGGGATATTATCAGGCTACCTCAGGAAAAGAATTTTTCTATGACGGCAACGTCGTGCTCAGTTACTTCAAGCAAATACAGAATCATACCCTGAATGCGAATATAGCCTGGAATATTCAAGGCAATGAAGGCGAAGTCTATACTGTCAGAGCAGAAGGTTTTCCGGATGAAAAACTGGATTTTATCACTTTTGCAGCCCAAAATGCAAAAGAATACCTGCCGACAGGCGAAGATTATATTTCCCGTCTGATGGGATTCGTCGGAAATGCCGGTTATACTTACCGCGATTGTTACCTGCTGGATGCCTCTATCCGATTCGACGGTTCTTCCAAGTTCGGATCGGACGGACGATGGGCGACCTTCTGGTCTGTCGGTCTGGGATGGAATATCCACAAAGAAAAATTTGCCGAAAACTGGACCTGGGCCAATATGTTAAAAATACGGGCCTCTTACGGTATGACCGGTTCACAAGCCTTTGAACCCTATCAATCGATTATCATGTACGAATATTATACCCAAAACCGTTACCGGTATAATATCGGAGCTATGATGATGAGATTGGGTAACCCGGATTTGAAATGGCAACAAACCAACCAGCTGAATATCGGCACGGACATTTCCGTGCTCGGTGACCGGTTAGCCCTCTCCGCCAACTATTATCAAAACAGATCGAAAGACTTGTTGACGGACGTAACCCTGCCTCCCTCTCTGGGATACGGTACCTATCGGGAAAATTTAGGAGAAATCGAAAATAAAGGGTATGAATTGGAAGTACGCCTGGGTATACTGAAGAAAAAAGATCTTTGGCTCAATCTGACAGCATCCGGCATACACAATACCAACATCCTGAAGAAAATCTCCAATAGCCTCGAAGCCTGGAATCAAGCCTGGGATAAAAGTGATGAAAATCTTAATGTACCCAAAGTACGGTATATTGAAGGCGAATCGATCAATTCCATCTGGGGTGTGCCTTCTCTGGGGATCAATCCGGCCAACGGAAAAGAGACCTACCTGGCTGCCGACGGAAGTCTGACAGATCGTTGGCAGGCAAAGGACCAACGGGTTATCGGTTGTACAGATCCCGACCTGGAAGGTAATCTGGGACTCAATGCCGGCTGGAAAGGCTTGCAACTGAATCTTTATTTCACTTATCGAATCGGCGGCCAAAATTACAATTACACCCTGGTAGACAGGGTGGAGAATGCCGATAAACGCTATAATACGGACCGAAGGGTTTTGGAACAAAGATGGCAGCAACCCGGAGACATCACTTTCTTCAAGGATGTTAAGGATGAAAGCCAGACAAGACCGGCTTCCCGGTTCGTAGAAGATTATAATTATTTGCAATTAAGTGCATTAAACCTATCGTATGACTTTCCGACACCCC